A section of the Streptomyces sp. NBC_00178 genome encodes:
- a CDS encoding MarR family winged helix-turn-helix transcriptional regulator, whose protein sequence is MSEGTRGMTPGYLVWRLSIKWRVAVDQALAPLHLTHAQYVVLSSLFGMERAGPLPSQRQLADHTGLEALYVSKLARSLESSGLVRRERDTADTRVVRLGLTADGHRTIGPAMRTVRALHDRLLAPLGGMDDLRTAALVRDLSTLLDTPLGPPA, encoded by the coding sequence ATGAGCGAGGGAACGCGGGGGATGACGCCCGGGTATCTGGTCTGGCGGCTGTCGATCAAGTGGCGGGTAGCCGTGGATCAGGCCCTGGCGCCGCTCCACCTGACGCATGCTCAGTACGTCGTCCTGTCGTCCCTGTTCGGCATGGAGCGAGCCGGTCCGCTGCCGAGTCAGCGACAACTCGCCGACCACACCGGTCTGGAGGCGCTGTACGTCTCGAAGCTGGCTCGGTCCCTGGAGAGTTCGGGCCTCGTCCGGCGGGAACGCGACACTGCGGACACCCGTGTCGTGCGGCTCGGGCTGACGGCCGACGGCCACCGCACCATCGGCCCGGCGATGCGCACGGTCCGCGCGCTGCACGACCGACTCCTCGCCCCGCTGGGCGGCATGGACGACCTGCGAACGGCGGCGCTGGTGCGCGACCTCTCGACGCTCCTCGACACACCTCTCGGCCCGCCGGCCTGA
- a CDS encoding DinB family protein, translating to MTETQRRRDVGPPGSDSDEKSTLLTFLNYVREAVVAKAQGLDDRQGRTPGVPSGTSVFGLVKHLTAAELYWFAWAFEGADVEHPDFSMDLAEGETVDSLLAAYLGAIERSNEIIKRCDNLNHPCARAAGKAGAVRPMRWVLVHMIEETARHAGHADILREQADGSIGR from the coding sequence ATGACAGAGACGCAACGACGCCGCGACGTGGGCCCACCTGGCAGCGACTCCGACGAGAAGTCGACATTGCTCACGTTCTTGAACTACGTCCGTGAAGCAGTGGTTGCGAAGGCGCAGGGCCTTGATGACAGGCAGGGGCGAACGCCCGGGGTGCCCTCTGGCACCAGCGTTTTCGGCCTGGTCAAGCACCTGACGGCGGCGGAGCTCTACTGGTTCGCCTGGGCCTTCGAGGGTGCCGATGTCGAGCATCCGGATTTCAGCATGGATCTCGCCGAGGGTGAGACCGTGGACAGTCTTCTCGCTGCCTACCTCGGTGCCATTGAACGATCCAACGAGATCATCAAGCGTTGTGACAACTTGAACCATCCGTGTGCTCGGGCGGCAGGCAAAGCGGGTGCTGTGCGACCGATGCGGTGGGTGCTGGTGCACATGATCGAAGAGACAGCTCGCCATGCAGGCCACGCCGACATACTTCGTGAGCAGGCTGACGGTTCAATCGGTAGGTAG
- a CDS encoding haloalkane dehalogenase: protein MPALRVLDSTLYYEDTGSGTAFVLLHGNPGSSHVWRNVIPGLGARRLLAPDLIGMGRSGKPDIAYRFDDHARYLDAWFDALRLDRVVLVGHDWGGALAFDWAARNPGRVLGVAFLESIVKPMTGDDLSPQARRRSETIRTPGRGEELVLDDDLFIRQAFTGGVLNPLDEAALAPYLAPFPDARSRLPLLAWARQIPLDGEPAELVTRIEAYDAWLAKSEDVPKLLMTFEGSPTLLIGPETATWCATHMAALETVHCGTAGHHAPEDRPTEIAAAISAWADRRGLR from the coding sequence GTGCCCGCGTTACGCGTACTCGACTCGACCCTGTACTACGAGGACACCGGGAGCGGGACGGCCTTCGTCCTCCTCCACGGCAACCCGGGCTCCTCGCACGTGTGGAGGAACGTCATTCCCGGGCTGGGCGCCAGGCGCCTGCTCGCCCCGGACCTCATCGGGATGGGGAGATCCGGCAAGCCGGACATCGCCTACCGCTTCGACGACCACGCCCGCTACCTCGACGCCTGGTTCGACGCACTCCGGCTCGACCGGGTGGTCCTGGTCGGCCACGACTGGGGCGGAGCGCTCGCCTTCGACTGGGCGGCCCGCAATCCCGGCCGGGTGCTCGGCGTCGCCTTCCTGGAGAGCATCGTCAAGCCCATGACAGGGGACGACCTCTCCCCTCAGGCCCGCAGGCGCTCGGAGACGATCCGGACCCCGGGCAGGGGCGAGGAACTGGTCCTGGACGACGACCTGTTCATCCGCCAGGCCTTCACCGGAGGCGTGCTGAATCCGTTGGACGAAGCCGCGCTGGCTCCCTACCTCGCGCCCTTCCCGGATGCCCGGAGCCGCCTGCCTCTGCTCGCGTGGGCCCGCCAGATCCCCCTCGACGGCGAGCCCGCGGAGCTCGTCACCCGCATCGAGGCGTACGACGCGTGGCTCGCGAAGAGCGAAGACGTCCCGAAGCTGCTCATGACCTTCGAGGGATCGCCGACGCTGCTGATCGGCCCCGAGACGGCCACGTGGTGCGCCACGCACATGGCCGCGCTCGAAACGGTCCACTGCGGGACCGCGGGCCACCACGCCCCGGAGGACCGCCCCACGGAGATCGCCGCCGCGATCTCCGCCTGGGCGGACCGCCGGGGGCTGCGGTAG
- a CDS encoding GNAT family N-acetyltransferase has translation MHFTNTTEAVRAWVRGWALSRGAVEPAALPWGFTVSLGLPGHVMSHVLPTADEATVRELTGGATGPGVWLKAFVPAESLASWIGPGWSVPSAPGCLMSIDLDANTVRTPPPLPGGYRLRSWTRSGVVHARVHAPDGTVAARGQTSVDGTTAVVDKIETHPAHRRRGLGRVIIHTLVDAATERGATVGLLASTAEGRALYEATGWHVVAPLANALRGPDPVS, from the coding sequence GTGCACTTCACCAACACCACCGAGGCAGTGCGGGCATGGGTCCGCGGCTGGGCCCTCTCGCGCGGCGCCGTCGAACCGGCGGCCCTGCCTTGGGGGTTCACCGTGTCCCTCGGACTGCCCGGGCACGTCATGAGCCACGTCCTGCCCACCGCGGACGAGGCGACGGTGCGCGAGCTCACCGGAGGCGCCACCGGCCCCGGCGTCTGGCTCAAGGCCTTCGTGCCGGCGGAGTCGCTCGCCTCCTGGATCGGGCCGGGCTGGTCCGTGCCCAGCGCCCCCGGATGCCTGATGTCCATCGACCTGGACGCGAACACCGTCCGCACCCCGCCCCCGCTCCCCGGCGGCTACCGGCTCCGCAGCTGGACACGGTCCGGCGTCGTCCACGCCCGGGTGCACGCGCCCGACGGCACGGTCGCCGCGCGCGGCCAGACCTCCGTCGACGGCACCACGGCGGTCGTCGACAAGATCGAGACCCATCCCGCCCACCGGCGCCGCGGGCTCGGCCGGGTGATCATCCACACGCTCGTCGACGCGGCCACCGAGCGCGGAGCCACGGTGGGTCTGCTGGCGTCGACGGCGGAGGGCCGGGCCCTGTACGAGGCGACGGGATGGCACGTGGTGGCACCCCTGGCCAACGCACTGCGGGGGCCGGACCCGGTCAGCTGA
- a CDS encoding Imm1 family immunity protein, with translation MKARAEAQYRYEHGETPRILYSIDDIDSVIDDLLESTQGLMKENLASIYSLDRVLLPAGTPDHELMVGVDRGLGVGLVAFSDAGGNFVSKGSSDTRIDPVYFQHGHLTEFSEHSEVPIPLVRQAAKEFLTSGGLRPTCVRWQDLDAWG, from the coding sequence ATGAAGGCGCGAGCTGAAGCGCAGTACCGCTATGAGCACGGGGAGACGCCGAGGATCCTTTACTCGATCGACGACATCGATTCCGTGATTGACGATCTGCTTGAGTCGACGCAGGGGTTGATGAAGGAAAACCTGGCATCGATCTACTCGCTCGACCGGGTCCTTTTGCCGGCTGGAACTCCTGATCATGAGCTCATGGTGGGTGTCGATAGAGGGCTGGGTGTCGGACTGGTTGCCTTTAGCGATGCGGGTGGAAATTTCGTCTCTAAGGGATCTTCTGATACCAGAATCGACCCGGTATATTTCCAACACGGGCATCTGACCGAATTCTCGGAACATTCAGAGGTCCCAATTCCTCTAGTGCGTCAGGCGGCCAAAGAGTTTCTAACCTCCGGCGGGCTGCGCCCCACGTGTGTTCGATGGCAGGATTTGGACGCCTGGGGATAG
- a CDS encoding rhodanese-like domain-containing protein has product MSLFSRGKKRVTVEEAHRRTQGAHAPDILLDVRERGEWDAGRALGAVHAPLSALVAGAALPQAAQRRPLVVICRSGNRSQQAVELLRERGADAWDVKGGMQQWAAAGHPVVCASGNKGSVA; this is encoded by the coding sequence ATGTCCTTGTTCTCCCGAGGCAAGAAACGCGTCACCGTTGAGGAAGCCCATCGGCGCACCCAGGGCGCCCACGCCCCGGACATCCTGCTGGACGTCCGTGAGCGGGGCGAGTGGGACGCCGGGCGGGCGCTCGGCGCGGTGCACGCACCCCTGTCCGCCCTGGTCGCGGGGGCTGCACTGCCGCAGGCTGCCCAGAGGCGGCCGCTGGTGGTGATATGTCGCAGCGGAAACCGCTCGCAACAGGCCGTCGAGCTGCTCCGTGAGCGCGGCGCGGACGCGTGGGACGTCAAGGGCGGCATGCAGCAGTGGGCTGCCGCCGGGCACCCGGTCGTCTGCGCAAGCGGCAACAAGGGCTCGGTGGCATGA
- the acnA gene encoding aconitate hydratase AcnA has translation MSANSFDARSTLRVGDESYEIFKLDKVEGSARLPYSLKVLLENLLRTEDGANITADHIRALGGWDSQAQPSQEIQFTPARVIMQDFTGVPCVVDLATMREAVKELGGDPAKINPLAPAELVIDHSVIADKFGTNDAFAQNVELEYGRNKERYQFLRWGQTAFDEFKVVPPGTGIVHQVNIEHLARTVMVRGGQAYPDTLVGTDSHTTMVNGLGVLGWGVGGIEAEAAMLGQPVSMLIPRVVGFKLTGELPAGTTATDLVLTITEMLRKHGVVGKFVEFYGEGVAATSLANRATIGNMSPEFGSTAAIFPIDDETLKYLRLTGRDAQQVALVEAYAKEQGLWLDPAAEPDFSEKLELDLSTVVPSIAGPKRPQDRIVLANAKAQFAQDVRNYVADDEEAGKESFPASDSPAATNGVPSNPVTVTAADGTSYELDHGAVTVAAITSCTNTSNPYVMVAAALVAKKAVEKGLTRKPWVKTTLAPGSKVVTDYFDKAGLTPYLDKVGFNLVGYGCTTCIGNSGPLPEEVSKAVNDHDLAVTSVLSGNRNFEGRINPDVKMNYLASPPLVVAYAIAGSMKVDITKDALGVDQDGKPVFLEDIWPSEAEVNDVVANSIGEDMFNKSYQDVFAGDAQWQALPIPTGNTFEWDSESTYVRKPPYFEGMTMETTPVEDIAGARVLAKLGDSVTTDHISPAGAIKADTPAGKYLTEHGIERRDFNSYGSRRGNHEVMIRGTFANIRLRNQIAPGTEGGFTRDFTKDDAPVSFIYDASQNYQAAGTPLVILAGKEYGSGSSRDWAAKGTALLGVKAVIAESYERIHRSNLIGMGVLPLQFPEGHTAESLGLTGEETFSFTGVTELNDGTTPRTVKVTTDTGVEFDGVVRIDTPGEADYYRNGGILQYVLRSLIRK, from the coding sequence GTGTCGGCGAACAGCTTCGACGCCCGCAGCACGCTGCGCGTGGGCGACGAGTCGTACGAGATCTTCAAGCTGGACAAGGTCGAGGGCTCCGCGCGCCTCCCTTACAGCCTGAAGGTGCTGCTGGAGAACCTGCTCCGCACCGAGGACGGCGCGAACATCACCGCCGACCACATCCGGGCGCTGGGTGGATGGGACTCGCAGGCCCAGCCCAGCCAGGAGATCCAGTTCACGCCGGCCCGCGTGATCATGCAGGACTTCACGGGCGTCCCCTGTGTCGTGGACCTCGCCACCATGCGTGAGGCCGTCAAGGAGCTCGGCGGCGACCCGGCGAAGATCAACCCGCTGGCCCCGGCCGAGCTGGTCATCGACCACTCCGTCATCGCCGACAAGTTCGGCACCAACGACGCGTTCGCCCAGAACGTCGAGCTGGAGTACGGCCGCAACAAGGAGCGCTACCAGTTCCTGCGCTGGGGCCAGACCGCCTTCGACGAGTTCAAGGTCGTCCCCCCGGGCACCGGCATCGTCCACCAGGTCAACATCGAGCACCTGGCCCGCACGGTCATGGTCCGGGGCGGCCAGGCGTACCCGGACACCCTCGTCGGCACCGACTCGCACACCACCATGGTCAACGGCCTCGGTGTGCTGGGCTGGGGCGTCGGCGGCATCGAGGCCGAGGCCGCGATGCTCGGTCAGCCGGTCTCCATGCTCATCCCGCGCGTCGTCGGCTTCAAGCTGACCGGTGAGCTCCCGGCCGGCACCACCGCCACCGACCTCGTGCTGACCATCACCGAGATGCTCCGCAAGCACGGTGTCGTCGGCAAGTTCGTCGAGTTCTACGGTGAGGGCGTCGCCGCCACCTCCCTCGCGAACCGCGCCACCATCGGCAACATGTCCCCGGAGTTCGGCTCGACCGCCGCGATCTTCCCGATCGACGACGAGACGCTGAAGTACCTGCGCCTGACCGGCCGCGACGCGCAGCAGGTCGCGCTCGTCGAGGCGTACGCCAAGGAGCAGGGCCTCTGGCTCGACCCGGCCGCCGAGCCCGACTTCTCCGAGAAGCTCGAGCTCGACCTGTCCACGGTCGTCCCCTCCATCGCCGGCCCGAAGCGCCCGCAGGACCGCATCGTCCTCGCGAACGCCAAGGCGCAGTTCGCCCAGGACGTCCGCAACTACGTCGCCGACGACGAGGAGGCGGGCAAGGAGTCCTTCCCGGCTTCCGACTCCCCGGCCGCCACGAACGGCGTCCCGTCGAACCCGGTCACGGTCACCGCCGCCGACGGCACGTCGTACGAGCTCGACCACGGCGCCGTCACCGTCGCCGCGATCACCTCCTGCACCAACACCTCGAACCCGTACGTCATGGTCGCCGCGGCGCTCGTGGCGAAGAAGGCGGTCGAGAAGGGCCTGACCCGCAAGCCGTGGGTCAAGACCACCCTCGCCCCGGGCTCGAAGGTCGTCACCGACTACTTCGACAAGGCGGGCCTGACCCCGTACCTCGACAAGGTCGGCTTCAACCTCGTCGGCTACGGCTGCACCACCTGCATCGGCAACTCCGGCCCCCTGCCGGAAGAGGTCTCCAAGGCCGTCAACGACCACGACCTGGCCGTCACCTCGGTGCTCTCCGGCAACCGCAACTTCGAGGGCCGGATCAACCCCGACGTCAAGATGAACTACCTGGCGTCCCCGCCGCTGGTCGTCGCGTACGCCATCGCCGGCTCGATGAAGGTCGACATCACCAAGGACGCCCTCGGCGTCGACCAGGACGGCAAGCCCGTCTTCCTCGAGGACATCTGGCCCTCCGAGGCCGAGGTCAACGACGTCGTCGCCAACTCCATCGGCGAGGACATGTTCAACAAGTCCTACCAGGACGTCTTCGCGGGCGACGCCCAGTGGCAGGCGCTGCCGATCCCGACCGGCAACACCTTCGAGTGGGACTCCGAGTCCACCTACGTGCGCAAGCCCCCGTACTTCGAGGGCATGACGATGGAGACGACCCCGGTCGAGGACATCGCCGGCGCCCGGGTGCTCGCCAAGCTCGGGGACTCGGTCACCACCGACCACATCTCCCCGGCCGGTGCGATCAAGGCCGACACCCCGGCCGGCAAGTACCTCACGGAGCACGGCATCGAGCGCCGGGACTTCAACTCCTACGGCTCGCGCCGTGGTAACCACGAGGTCATGATCCGCGGCACGTTCGCCAACATCCGCCTGCGCAACCAGATCGCGCCGGGCACCGAGGGCGGCTTCACCCGCGACTTCACGAAGGACGACGCCCCGGTGTCGTTCATCTACGACGCCTCCCAGAACTACCAGGCCGCGGGCACCCCGCTCGTCATCCTGGCGGGCAAGGAGTACGGCTCCGGCTCGTCCCGCGACTGGGCGGCCAAGGGCACCGCGCTCCTGGGCGTCAAGGCCGTCATCGCCGAGTCCTACGAGCGCATCCACCGCTCGAACCTCATCGGCATGGGCGTCCTCCCGCTGCAGTTCCCGGAGGGTCACACCGCCGAGTCCCTCGGCCTCACCGGCGAGGAGACCTTCTCCTTCACCGGCGTGACCGAGCTGAACGACGGCACCACCCCGCGCACGGTCAAGGTCACCACCGACACCGGTGTGGAGTTCGACGGCGTCGTCCGCATCGACACCCCCGGTGAGGCGGACTACTACCGCAACGGCGGCATCCTGCAGTACGTGCTCCGCAGCCTGATCCGCAAGTAG
- a CDS encoding transposase family protein → MLVYPSGIDLSSRTLQHLSGLLAGHRRRIGSRWRRLTCGRQALLVLAHLRCGDTYARLAAGFRVGIATVYRYIREAVDLLAAQAPTLEQAMRTVRRKAYVILDGTVLPIDRIAADQPYYSGKKKHHGMNVQVLADPAGRLIWASDALPGAVHDLTAARTHGIPAALAADGIKCWADKAYQGAGPAVRVPFRGKGLRGWRRRHNRDHAKIRSLGERAMATLKCWRLLRKLRCSTTRITTVVRAVIALELAT, encoded by the coding sequence GTGCTTGTCTACCCGTCCGGCATCGATCTGTCCAGCCGCACCCTGCAGCACCTCTCCGGTCTCCTCGCAGGTCACCGCCGTCGAATCGGCTCCCGATGGCGTCGCCTGACCTGCGGCCGGCAAGCCCTGCTCGTCTTGGCGCACCTTCGCTGCGGCGACACCTACGCCCGCCTTGCAGCAGGTTTCCGCGTCGGGATAGCGACGGTCTACCGATACATACGCGAGGCCGTCGACCTCCTGGCCGCTCAGGCACCAACGCTGGAGCAGGCGATGCGGACCGTGCGGAGGAAGGCGTACGTGATCCTCGACGGCACCGTGCTGCCGATCGACCGCATCGCTGCCGACCAGCCGTATTACTCGGGGAAGAAGAAGCACCACGGGATGAACGTGCAGGTACTCGCGGATCCAGCCGGCCGTCTGATCTGGGCTTCGGACGCGCTGCCCGGGGCAGTACACGATCTGACCGCGGCCCGGACCCACGGCATTCCCGCCGCTCTCGCCGCCGATGGCATCAAGTGCTGGGCGGACAAGGCGTATCAGGGCGCAGGTCCTGCTGTCCGCGTCCCGTTCCGTGGCAAAGGTCTGCGCGGTTGGCGCCGGCGTCACAACCGCGATCACGCCAAGATCCGAAGCCTCGGCGAACGAGCCATGGCCACCCTCAAATGCTGGCGGCTCCTGCGGAAGCTCCGTTGCAGCACCACCCGGATCACCACCGTCGTCCGCGCCGTCATCGCCCTCGAACTCGCCACCTGA
- a CDS encoding helix-turn-helix domain-containing protein, translating to MEDDYLARIGKLIRDARQHRGWTQTQLAEALATSQSAVNRIERGNQNISLEMIARIGEALDSEIVSLGYSGPMHLRVVGGRHLSGSIDVKTSKNACVALLCGSLLNKGRTVLRRVARIEEVFRLLEVLNSIGVRTRWINDGVDLEILPPAQLELEAIDADAARRTRSIIMFLGPLLHRMDRFTLPYAGGCDLGTRTIEPHMIALRRFGLEIAATDGLYHAQVDREVRPGRPIVLTERGDTVTENALLAAARHDGTTVIRNASSNYMVQDLCFFLEALGVRVEGVGTTTLTVHGVPEIDVDVDYSPSEDPVEAMSLLAAAVVTESELTIRRVPIEFLEIELAVLEEMGVDCDRTPEYAADNGRTRLVDLTVRPSKLEAPIDKIHPMPFPGLNIDNVPFFAAIAASAHGKTLIHDWVYDNRAIYLTDLNRLGGRLQLLDPHRVLVEGPTRWRAAEMMCPPALRPAVVVLLAMMAAEGTSVLRNVYVINRGYEELAERLNSVGAQIEIFRDI from the coding sequence ATGGAAGACGACTACCTCGCACGTATCGGCAAGCTCATCCGTGACGCCCGTCAGCATCGCGGCTGGACACAGACCCAGCTCGCCGAGGCGCTCGCCACGAGTCAGAGCGCCGTCAACCGTATCGAGCGCGGCAACCAGAACATCAGCCTTGAGATGATCGCCCGCATCGGCGAGGCCCTCGACAGCGAGATCGTGTCCCTCGGCTACTCCGGACCGATGCATCTGCGCGTGGTCGGCGGACGCCACCTCTCCGGCTCCATCGACGTCAAGACGAGCAAGAACGCCTGCGTCGCGCTGCTCTGCGGCTCCCTGCTCAACAAGGGCCGCACCGTGCTGCGCCGGGTGGCCCGCATCGAGGAGGTCTTCCGGCTGCTGGAGGTCCTCAACTCCATCGGAGTGCGCACCCGCTGGATCAACGACGGCGTCGACCTCGAGATCCTGCCGCCCGCCCAGCTGGAGCTGGAGGCCATCGACGCGGACGCCGCCCGCCGGACGCGCTCCATCATCATGTTCCTCGGCCCGCTCCTGCACCGGATGGACCGCTTCACCCTGCCGTACGCCGGCGGCTGCGACCTCGGCACGCGCACCATCGAGCCGCACATGATCGCGCTGCGCCGCTTCGGCCTGGAAATTGCCGCGACCGACGGGCTCTACCACGCACAGGTCGACCGCGAGGTCCGGCCGGGCCGCCCCATCGTGCTGACCGAGCGCGGCGACACGGTGACCGAGAACGCCCTGCTGGCCGCCGCGCGCCACGACGGCACGACCGTCATCCGCAACGCCTCCTCCAACTACATGGTCCAGGACCTCTGCTTCTTCCTGGAGGCCCTCGGGGTGCGGGTCGAGGGCGTCGGCACGACCACGCTCACCGTGCACGGCGTGCCGGAGATCGACGTGGACGTCGACTACTCCCCCTCCGAGGACCCGGTCGAGGCGATGAGCCTGCTGGCCGCCGCCGTGGTGACGGAGTCCGAGCTGACGATCCGTCGCGTCCCGATCGAGTTCCTGGAGATCGAGCTCGCGGTACTGGAGGAGATGGGCGTCGACTGCGACCGGACGCCCGAGTACGCGGCCGACAACGGCCGCACCCGCCTGGTGGACCTGACCGTGCGGCCCTCCAAGCTGGAGGCCCCCATCGACAAGATCCACCCGATGCCCTTCCCGGGCCTGAACATCGACAACGTGCCGTTCTTCGCGGCGATCGCGGCCTCCGCACACGGCAAGACCCTGATCCACGACTGGGTCTACGACAACCGCGCGATCTACCTCACCGACCTCAACCGCCTCGGTGGCCGACTCCAGTTGCTGGACCCGCACCGCGTCCTCGTCGAGGGCCCGACCCGCTGGCGCGCCGCCGAGATGATGTGCCCGCCCGCACTGCGACCGGCGGTGGTGGTGCTGCTGGCGATGATGGCGGCAGAGGGGACGTCGGTCCTGCGCAACGTGTACGTGATCAACCGGGGGTACGAGGAGCTGGCGGAGCGGCTGAACTCGGTGGGGGCGCAGATCGAGATCTTCCGGGACATCTGA
- a CDS encoding DUF4236 domain-containing protein translates to MPLTFRKSFQILPGVRLNINRRSWSVTTGGRHGPKRTHSSTGRRTTSMDLPGPFGWRKTTKRSRRS, encoded by the coding sequence ATGCCGCTCACATTCCGCAAGAGCTTTCAGATCCTTCCGGGCGTCCGGCTGAACATCAACCGTCGCTCGTGGTCCGTCACGACCGGTGGACGGCACGGCCCCAAGCGCACCCACAGCAGCACCGGCCGGCGCACCACGTCGATGGACCTGCCCGGGCCCTTCGGCTGGCGCAAGACGACCAAGCGCAGCCGCCGCAGCTGA
- a CDS encoding sulfite exporter TauE/SafE family protein, producing the protein MTALILALVAGAVVGLALGGLGGGGSVLAVPALTYLIGMPPADAITASLIIVTLTSITALTGHARDGNVVWRTGLLFAAAGIVPVMLAGTAAGHLPQAGLTIAFAVVAGVAALRMLRPAPAPAAGKVPAKAAAAGAGLGAVTGLLGVGGGFLAVPALARVLNLPLRRAIGTSLLVITINSIAALGARAGTGVHLDWAVIAPFTAAAILGAWDGKRYAQRLSGNTLQRVFAYTLLAVAAFMLADAFI; encoded by the coding sequence ATGACCGCCCTGATACTCGCACTCGTCGCCGGAGCCGTCGTCGGCCTGGCGCTCGGCGGACTCGGCGGTGGCGGCAGCGTCCTGGCCGTCCCCGCCCTGACCTACCTGATCGGCATGCCGCCGGCGGACGCGATCACCGCCAGTCTGATCATCGTCACCCTGACGTCCATCACCGCGCTCACCGGCCACGCCCGGGACGGCAACGTGGTCTGGCGGACCGGACTGCTGTTCGCCGCCGCGGGCATCGTCCCCGTCATGCTCGCCGGCACGGCCGCCGGCCATCTGCCCCAGGCAGGTCTGACCATCGCCTTCGCCGTCGTCGCGGGAGTCGCCGCACTGCGCATGCTGCGCCCCGCGCCCGCCCCGGCCGCAGGCAAGGTGCCCGCCAAGGCCGCCGCCGCCGGTGCCGGCCTCGGCGCCGTGACCGGGCTGCTGGGTGTGGGCGGCGGTTTCCTCGCCGTGCCGGCCCTGGCACGGGTGCTGAACCTCCCCTTGCGCCGGGCCATCGGCACCAGCCTGCTGGTCATCACCATCAACTCGATCGCCGCGCTCGGCGCCCGGGCCGGCACCGGAGTACATCTGGACTGGGCCGTCATCGCGCCCTTCACCGCCGCCGCGATCCTCGGCGCCTGGGACGGCAAACGCTACGCACAACGACTCAGCGGCAACACGCTGCAGCGCGTCTTCGCCTACACACTGCTCGCGGTCGCGGCCTTCATGCTCGCCGACGCGTTCATCTGA
- a CDS encoding ROK family protein, whose amino-acid sequence MKNNLASPAAKAGHESVRRHNLSLVLRTVRDEGEVTRARVASLVGLTRAAVSSLVEELLALDCLSESGKTSSGSAGRPGTVLKLSRTGPAGLGVEINIDYVSVCAVDLTGTDRVRVTEHTDHRNVPPAEALAHAARLTSRVIASTQEQELRVVGVELALPGLVSGGVVRQAPNLGWSRVAAEGIFGQALSTLRPAGRALAVGSDNEANLAALAELWFGGLDGVRTFLYLTGEIGVGGALVVNGEMLRGAHGFAGEIGHVVVDPDGPLCRCGAHGCLEQYAGRAALLRAAGIDPATGVRGIAELEQRATAGEARAVTALSEAGDRLGVVLAGAVNLFDPEAVVLGGIYRNLMPWLEGPADAQLTRRVVSGRWHENGSRLRASSVSGDAARGAAARVVQDVLGNPAAYATR is encoded by the coding sequence ATGAAGAACAACCTCGCCTCTCCCGCCGCCAAGGCCGGGCACGAGTCCGTGCGGCGCCACAACCTGAGCCTCGTCCTGCGGACCGTGCGCGACGAGGGCGAGGTCACCCGGGCCAGGGTGGCGAGCCTCGTGGGGCTCACCAGGGCCGCCGTCTCCTCCCTCGTCGAGGAACTCCTCGCCCTGGACTGCCTCAGCGAGTCCGGCAAGACCTCCAGCGGCTCGGCCGGGCGCCCCGGCACCGTGCTGAAGCTCTCCAGGACCGGCCCGGCGGGTCTCGGGGTGGAGATCAACATCGACTACGTGTCGGTGTGTGCGGTCGACCTCACCGGTACCGACCGGGTCCGCGTCACGGAACACACCGACCACCGCAACGTCCCGCCCGCCGAGGCCCTGGCCCACGCCGCCCGGCTCACCAGCCGCGTCATCGCCTCCACCCAGGAGCAGGAACTGCGCGTGGTCGGCGTCGAGTTGGCGCTTCCCGGCCTCGTGTCCGGCGGCGTCGTCCGGCAGGCACCCAACCTGGGATGGAGCAGGGTCGCGGCCGAGGGCATCTTCGGGCAGGCGCTTAGCACGCTGCGCCCGGCCGGCCGGGCGCTCGCGGTCGGCTCCGACAACGAGGCGAACCTGGCGGCGCTGGCCGAGCTCTGGTTCGGCGGGCTCGACGGCGTACGCACCTTCCTCTACCTCACGGGTGAGATCGGCGTGGGCGGCGCACTCGTGGTGAACGGCGAGATGCTGCGGGGCGCGCACGGCTTCGCGGGAGAGATCGGGCACGTCGTCGTCGACCCCGACGGCCCGCTGTGCCGCTGCGGGGCGCACGGCTGCCTGGAGCAGTACGCGGGCAGAGCGGCCCTGCTGCGGGCGGCGGGCATCGACCCCGCCACGGGTGTACGCGGGATCGCCGAGCTGGAACAGCGGGCCACGGCGGGCGAGGCGCGCGCCGTCACCGCGCTGAGCGAGGCGGGGGACCGGCTGGGCGTGGTCCTGGCGGGCGCGGTCAACCTCTTCGACCCGGAGGCGGTCGTGCTGGGCGGGATCTACCGGAACCTGATGCCGTGGCTGGAGGGGCCGGCCGACGCCCAGCTCACCCGTCGGGTGGTCTCGGGCCGCTGGCACGAGAACGGCAGCCGCCTGAGGGCGTCGTCCGTCTCCGGCGACGCGGCGCGGGGTGCGGCGGCCCGGGTGGTGCAGGACGTGCTGGGCAATCCGGCGGCGTACGCGACGCGGTGA